One window of Magallana gigas chromosome 2, xbMagGiga1.1, whole genome shotgun sequence genomic DNA carries:
- the LOC117688852 gene encoding uncharacterized protein isoform X1 — protein MDARQIQSSISEEVNRVVSRQQSELLSSLQNMMDSRLSVFQQNIQQISASQICKIEDNLNEHYVFRKKGNENQYKHEARVLTKLKEAREHLNCGSDDGVESAKSSIAEGIEMVKNRQKVIKLADSSQLGWKVVQEYQANPIADDSDDEKKMYRAQMRAERKVFNGRKRQRFEPYQKKPATVSRMETDERSTSSGKPGRCFDCGAKGHWSRDCTKKDDKANKISENLEKILPISNLALFNDISSIISPVGRLRSRYSEWEKIGTGKTILDIIKSGYKIPFKTNPSSIELNNNRSARDESEFVTGEIRNLIEKGCVSRVREKPTVVNPLTVAKNRNGKRRLVLDCRHVNPHLHKFKFKYEDAVTAKEMLKMGDFMFTFDLKSAYHHIEIYEEHRQYLGFSWEENGKISYFVYNVLPFGISTAGYIFSKVLREPVRHLRSEGIKIITFLDDGIAAGSSFEVTSND, from the exons ATGGACGCCAGACAAATACAAAGCTCAATTTCAGAAGAAGTAAACAGAGTTGTTTCACGTCAGCAGTCCGAATTGTTAAGTAGTTTGCAAAATATGATGGACAGTCGTTTGTcagtttttcaacaaaatattcaacaaatttCTGCGTCtcaaatatgcaaaattgagGACAATTTGAATGAACATTATGTGTTTCGTAAAAAAGGAAACGAGAATCAGTATAAGCATGAAGCCCGAGTGCTCACGAAGTTAAAGGAGGCCAGGGAACATTTAAACTGCGGGAGTGACGATGGAGTGGAGTCGGCAAAGAGCAGTATCGCTGAAGGTATTGAAATGGTTAAAAATCGCCAGAAAGTGATTAAGTTGGCAGATTCGTCTCAGCTTGGTTGGAAAGTAGTCCAGGAGTATCAGGCCAACCCCATAGCAGACGATTCGGACGATGAGAAGAAGATGTACAGAGCACAGATGAGAGCCGAGCGGAAAGTTTTCAACGGGAGAAAACGTCAGAGATTCGAACCCTATCAGAAGAAACCAGCGACCGTCTCCCGTATGGAGACAGATGAAAGATCAACGAGCAGTGGAAAACCCGGCAGATGTTTTGACTGCGGAGCTAAGGGACATTGGAGTCGGGATTGTACGAAGAAAGATGACAAAGCAAACAAGATAAgtgaaaatttagaaaaaattttGCCTATTTCAAATTTGGCGCtttttaatgatataagtaGTATCATATCTCCAGTTGGTCGTTTAAGATCACGTTACAGCGAATGGGAGAAAATTGGGACAGGTAAAACaatattagatattataaaGTCAGGATATAAAATTCCATTCAAAACAAATCCTTCCTCTATTGAATTAAACAACAATAGGTCAGCGAGAGATGAATCAGAATTCGTCACAGGTGAGATAAGGAATTTGATAGAAAAGGGATGTGTGTCACGGGTAAGGGAAAAACCTACAGTTGTAAATCCTTTGACGGTGGCCAAAAATAGAAACGGTAAGCGAAGGTTGGTACTGGATTGCAGGCACGTGAATCCTCATTTGCACAAGTTTAAGTTTAAATACGAAGATGCTGTCACTGCAAAAGAAATGCTTAAAATGGGAGACTTTATGTTTACTTTTGACTTAAAATCAGCCTATCACCATATAGAAATTTACGAGGAACACCGACAATATTTAGGTTTCTCATGGGAAGAAAATggcaaaatttcatatttcgtATACAATGTTTTACCATTTGGCATTTCCACAGCAgggtacattttttcaaaagttcttaGAGAACCGGTGAGGCATTTAAGATCAGaaggaataaaaattataacatttttagacGACGGTATAGCTGCAGGCAGCAGTTTCGAAGTGACATCAAAC GACTAG
- the LOC117688852 gene encoding uncharacterized protein isoform X3: MVKNRQKVIKLADSSQLGWKVVQEYQANPIADDSDDEKKMYRAQMRAERKVFNGRKRQRFEPYQKKPATVSRMETDERSTSSGKPGRCFDCGAKGHWSRDCTKKDDKANKISENLEKILPISNLALFNDISSIISPVGRLRSRYSEWEKIGTGKTILDIIKSGYKIPFKTNPSSIELNNNRSARDESEFVTGEIRNLIEKGCVSRVREKPTVVNPLTVAKNRNGKRRLVLDCRHVNPHLHKFKFKYEDAVTAKEMLKMGDFMFTFDLKSAYHHIEIYEEHRQYLGFSWEENGKISYFVYNVLPFGISTAGYIFSKVLREPVRHLRSEGIKIITFLDDGIAAGSSFEVTSND; the protein is encoded by the exons ATGGTTAAAAATCGCCAGAAAGTGATTAAGTTGGCAGATTCGTCTCAGCTTGGTTGGAAAGTAGTCCAGGAGTATCAGGCCAACCCCATAGCAGACGATTCGGACGATGAGAAGAAGATGTACAGAGCACAGATGAGAGCCGAGCGGAAAGTTTTCAACGGGAGAAAACGTCAGAGATTCGAACCCTATCAGAAGAAACCAGCGACCGTCTCCCGTATGGAGACAGATGAAAGATCAACGAGCAGTGGAAAACCCGGCAGATGTTTTGACTGCGGAGCTAAGGGACATTGGAGTCGGGATTGTACGAAGAAAGATGACAAAGCAAACAAGATAAgtgaaaatttagaaaaaattttGCCTATTTCAAATTTGGCGCtttttaatgatataagtaGTATCATATCTCCAGTTGGTCGTTTAAGATCACGTTACAGCGAATGGGAGAAAATTGGGACAGGTAAAACaatattagatattataaaGTCAGGATATAAAATTCCATTCAAAACAAATCCTTCCTCTATTGAATTAAACAACAATAGGTCAGCGAGAGATGAATCAGAATTCGTCACAGGTGAGATAAGGAATTTGATAGAAAAGGGATGTGTGTCACGGGTAAGGGAAAAACCTACAGTTGTAAATCCTTTGACGGTGGCCAAAAATAGAAACGGTAAGCGAAGGTTGGTACTGGATTGCAGGCACGTGAATCCTCATTTGCACAAGTTTAAGTTTAAATACGAAGATGCTGTCACTGCAAAAGAAATGCTTAAAATGGGAGACTTTATGTTTACTTTTGACTTAAAATCAGCCTATCACCATATAGAAATTTACGAGGAACACCGACAATATTTAGGTTTCTCATGGGAAGAAAATggcaaaatttcatatttcgtATACAATGTTTTACCATTTGGCATTTCCACAGCAgggtacattttttcaaaagttcttaGAGAACCGGTGAGGCATTTAAGATCAGaaggaataaaaattataacatttttagacGACGGTATAGCTGCAGGCAGCAGTTTCGAAGTGACATCAAAC GACTAG
- the LOC117688852 gene encoding integrase/recombinase xerD homolog isoform X2: MKVVFGDIVRMKTRFLYYCISSKASWEAQVKITANALREIEFWRKSVSILNGNGCSIDFVSASDVCSLFLYCDASDVGFGGYFECINDNNENVFMGSVVGNWTAEEAMQSSTWRELETVNRVMKRLGVQSHINKAVTDSGVSLDSKLGTFSEHMCGYLLSSKSDSTNKTYKHGFQRWKKFINDHGHSEIPAQPIHVALYITYLLDSGASYSTVNTTIYSIKWMHEISGYPDPTDNSFVKSLQESAKRLTGRPVRRKDPVDRQMLQTLCDSHTDTTDVLMLRNLAMILIGFAGFLRFDELSSLKCKDVIVEQNYLKIFIEKCKNDQYRDGNEVLIAKGFTSACPYDMFLRYTKEAGIDMCSDHFIFKPALRSNGISKLVTKNKKLSYTAAKQNIVNLLKTVAPDLNIGLHSLRSGGATAAANASVNERCLQRHGRWKSVSSKNVYVKDSVEKRLYVSKQLLL, encoded by the exons ATGAAAGTTGTTTTTGGTGATATTGTTAGAATGAAAACAAGATTTTTGTATTACTGCATATCAAGCAAGGCTAGCTGGGAAGCTCAGGTAAAAATAACAGCAAATGCTTTGAGAGAAATTGAATTTTGGCGAAAAAGTGTTTCAATTTTGAATGGAAACGGTTGTTCCATTGATTTTGTAAGTGCATCAGATGTATGCAGCTTATTCTTATATTGTGACGCCTCGGATGTAGGCTTTGGTGGTTATTTTGAATGTATCAATGataacaatgaaaatgtttttatgggGAGTGTAGTAGGAAATTGGACAGCAGAAGAAGCGATGCAGAGCTCAACATGGAGAGAATTAGAAACTGTTAACAGGGTCATGAAAA GACTAGGAGTACAGTCACATATAAACAAAGCAGTTACCGATAGCGGCGTTTCATTGGACAGCAAACTGGGGACTTTCAGCGAGCACATGTGTGGGTACCTTTTATCATCAAAGAGTGACAGTACCAACAAGACCTACAAACATGGTTTTCAACGATGGAAGAAGTTCATAAATGACCACGGACACAGTGAGATTCCAGCACAGCCAATTCATGTTGCTTTATATATTACTTATCTGTTAGATTCTGGTGCTTCGTATTCTACAGTAAACACTacaatttattcaataaaatggaTGCATGAAATCAGTGGTTATCCAGATCCCACAGATAATTCCTTTGTGAAATCACTACAAGAGTCGGCTAAACGATTAACGGGTAGACCAGTGCGCAGAAAGGATCCCGTCGACCGTCAGATGCTACAGACACTGTGCGATTCGCATACAGATACTACGGATGTTCTTATGCTTAGAAATTTAGCTATGATTTTGATAGGTTTTGCAGGTTTTTTAAGATTTGACGAACTAAGTTCTTTGAAATGTAAAGATGtcattgttgaacaaaattatttaaaaatttttattgaaaaatgcaaaaacGATCAATACAGAGATGGAAACGAAGTACTCATCGCAAAAGGTTTTACTAGTGCTTGCCCATATGACATGTTTTTACGTTATACAAAGGAGGCGGGAATTGATATGTGTTctgatcattttatttttaaacccgCTTTAAGAAGCAATGGTATTTCCAAATTagtgacaaaaaataaaaagcttAGTTATACTGCAGCAAAGCAAAATAttgttaatcttttaaaaactgtagCTCCGGATTTAAATATCGGTCTACACTCCCTTAGATCAGGAGGGGCAACTGCTGCTGCAAATGCTAGTGTCAATGAAAGGTGTTTACAAAGACACGGGCGATGGAAATCGGTGTctagcaaaaatgtttatgtgAAGGATTCTGTAGAAAAAAGGTTATATGTGTCAAAACAATTgttattatga